Genomic DNA from Alistipes indistinctus YIT 12060:
CTGGACAATGTGCGAGGCATTCTCTATGTAAAGGATGTGTTGCCTTATATTTCCGCCGCGGACGATTTCGGCTGGACGAACCTTTGCCGCAAGCCCTATTTCGTGCCGGAACACAAGAAGATCAACAGCCTGCTCGAGGAGTTCCAGACCCAGAAAATCCACATTGCCATCGTTGTCGACGAGTACGGTTCGACGCTCGGTTTGATCTCCCTGGAGGATATCCTCGAGGAGATCGTGGGCGAGATCACCGACGAGTCGGATATCGAGCAGCAGTTTTATACGAAGGTTGCCCCCAATACCTATATTTTCGACGGCAAGACGCACCTGAACGACCTGTTGAAAGTGTTGGAACTGGATGACGGATACCTCGACAACTTCCGTGGCGATGCCGAAACGGTAGCGGGGCTGATGCTCGAAATCCGCCGCGATTTCCTGCGGCAGGGCGAGGTGCTCTACTGCCGCAAGCTGACCCTGACGGCCGAAGCGGTCGACGGGCACCGGATCGACAAGGTGCGCGTGGCGCTCGGGGAGTAAGTATCCGGAGGGTGCCGGAGCCGAATGGGAGGGATTGGAAAGGCAAAAAGCGGCAGCAGAACAAGAACAAGAACAAGAACAAGAACAAGAACAACAAAACCATAATCAAACAGCTACTAAAACGATTAATCAAACCGTAATGAAAAAACTGATTTTAATTTTGATGGTGGCGGTCTTTGCCGGGCGGATTTCGGCAGCGGATCAGCCGTCGCAATTGACAGACCAGCAAAAAGCCATGATGACCGCATTCCATGCGGCGACACCCGAGGACATCCACACCTGGGCGCATGAATTGCTCAAGGACGAGTACCGCGGCCGCCGTTCGGGAGATGTCGGTTACGACAAGGCGGTGACTTATGTGATCGACCATTTCAAGAAATGGGGCCTCAAGCCGATGGGTGACAACGGCACATACGAGAACACCTTTGCGCAGCCCTACAACGACGTGCAGAGCGTGGGACACCTGAAAGCCTTTTACCTGTTGGGCAAAGATACCGTCGTGAAAGACTACCTGCCGCGCAAGGATTATTTCCCGACCGCTCTTTCCGGCAACGGCGACGTGACCGGCGAGCTGGTTTATGTGGGTTACGGCGTGACTGCGCCCGAACTCAAATACGACGATTACAAAGGTGTCGACGTGCGCGGCAAGATCGTCTTGTGCGAAGGAGGTTACCCCTATCAGGGCAAAAACCTCGATACGCTGAAGATGTGGAGCGAGCACCAGCGTGCCGGGGCCAAGATCGCTGCGGCGGCCGAGGCGGGTGCGGCCGGAGTGCTCTTCGTGTCGAAATATGCCAATCCTTTTCCCCGCCGTGCGGAGGACGACGTGGTGGTGGCTTTCATCAGCGAGGCTACGGCCAAGGAACTGATGGCCGGTACGGGACGTACGCTCGGCCAGTGGCGTGACCGTTTCAAAGCCTTCAAAGGTAAGCCCGTTTTCACCGGACGTACCGTGAGCGTGGCGGCCGATACCAAATTCTATCCCGACAATACGACGGCCAATGTCGTCGGCGTCATCGAAGGTACCGATCCGGTACTCAAGAACGAATACATCATTCTCGGTGCGCACCTCGACCACCTGGGTATGCTGCCGGAGATGTATCCCGGTGCGCTGGACAATGTTTCGGGTTCGGTGATTATGATGGCGGCGGCCAAGGCGCTCGCTACCTCGGGCGTGCAGATGAAGCGCAGCGTGATCGTCGTGCTGTTCGCCGCAGAGGAACTCGGCGTGCTCGGAGCCGGGCACTATCTCAAAAGCATGCCTTTCCCGAAAGATAAAATCACCTGCATGGTCAACATCGATATGCTGGGAAAGGGTAACGGCCTGATGGTGAATACGGCGACCGAATGGAAAGATCTGGTACCCTATTTTCGTGACGGATCGGAGAATTGGGCGCGCCGTCCTTTCTCGACGGTGATGAACGATTGGAGCTATGCGACGCGGATGTTCACCGACGGCAATGCGTTCCAGAATGAAAAGATCCCGACTATCGAGATGCGTGCGACCGGCGGTCCGTGGCCGCAGGCTTACCACGTGCCCGAAGATACGATCGACCAGCTCGATCCCGTTATTATGGCCGATGCCGCCCGGGCGCTCTGCATCGCGGTGATCAACATTGCGAATAAATAAGTCCCGGTCGGGCTTGGTTTAAACCTAAATAAACAAGGGAACCGCATCGATCGATGCGGTTCCCTTGTTGTTGTACGGTCCGGATTGTGCCGGGTTGCCTTTCGCCCGAGGCTGACTTGCCGCCGTTTCCGGTCTTGTGATTCTTATTGTCACCGCAAGTTTGTAAGGCCGGTGAAGTCTCAGGAGGAGGCTGCCTTTGTCGTTCAGTTATTTTTGTGGCTTATTTCTTCAGCCGGATGTCCTCGTATTCCACTTCGAGGCCTTTGCCATAGGTGGTCATCGCCTTGCGGCTCATGCCCATGCTCGAGAAACCGCCGTCGTGGAACAGGTTCTGCATTGTTACCTTACGCGTCAGGTCCGAGAAAAGCGTCAGCACGTAGCCGGCACAGTCGTCGGCCGAAGCGTTGCCTAGCGGGGAAACGCGTTCTGCGTAGTCGAGCAGGTCTTCCATGCCCAATACGCCCTTGCCGGCCGTGGTCGGGGTGGGCGACTGCGAGACGGTATTGATGCGTACGCACTTTTCACGGCCGTAGATGTAGCCGAAACTGCGTGCGATCGATTCGAGCAGAGCTTTCGCGTCAGCCATGTCGTTATAGCCGTAAAGCGTACGCTGCGCTGCGATGTAGGTCAGTGCGACGATCGAGCCCCAATCGTTGATCGCATCTTTTTTGCGTGCGACCTGAATGACTTTGTGGAACGAGATGGCCGAAATGTCGAGCGTTTTGGCGAGGTAGTCGTAATCGAGGTCGTCGTAGGTGCGTCCCTTGCGGACGTTGGGCGACATGCCTATCGAGTGGAGGATGAAATCGAACTTGCCTCCGAAATGTTCCATGGTTTGGTCGATCAGGTTCTCGAGGTCTTTTACGCTGGTCGCGTCGGCCGCGATCACCGGGGCGTTGCACGCCTTTGCCAGTTCGTCGATTGTGCCCATGCGGATCGAGACGGGAGTATTGGTCAGTACGATCTCGGCGCCCTCTTCCACGGCCCGTTGTGCCACTTTCCATGCGATCGACTGTTCGTTCAGTGCCCCGAAGACGAGGCCCTTTTTCCCTTTAAGAAGATTGTATGCCATATGTTTTTCTATAAATTGGTCGGGGCAAAGGTACTAAAATATCCCGGAAAGCAAACTCCGTGCCGCTATTCGGCTTATGCTGAAATGCTTATCCTGTTTGAGCCGGTGTGCTTTTTCCTGTCGGTACGGGGACTCCGGTGCGTTTTGGCGCGTTCTTTTTTAGTGGGATATGGTCCTGTAACTCCGCCCGGAGGAAAACCTGTGGCCG
This window encodes:
- a CDS encoding enoyl-ACP reductase FabI, with protein sequence MAYNLLKGKKGLVFGALNEQSIAWKVAQRAVEEGAEIVLTNTPVSIRMGTIDELAKACNAPVIAADATSVKDLENLIDQTMEHFGGKFDFILHSIGMSPNVRKGRTYDDLDYDYLAKTLDISAISFHKVIQVARKKDAINDWGSIVALTYIAAQRTLYGYNDMADAKALLESIARSFGYIYGREKCVRINTVSQSPTPTTAGKGVLGMEDLLDYAERVSPLGNASADDCAGYVLTLFSDLTRKVTMQNLFHDGGFSSMGMSRKAMTTYGKGLEVEYEDIRLKK
- a CDS encoding M28 family peptidase, producing the protein MKKLILILMVAVFAGRISAADQPSQLTDQQKAMMTAFHAATPEDIHTWAHELLKDEYRGRRSGDVGYDKAVTYVIDHFKKWGLKPMGDNGTYENTFAQPYNDVQSVGHLKAFYLLGKDTVVKDYLPRKDYFPTALSGNGDVTGELVYVGYGVTAPELKYDDYKGVDVRGKIVLCEGGYPYQGKNLDTLKMWSEHQRAGAKIAAAAEAGAAGVLFVSKYANPFPRRAEDDVVVAFISEATAKELMAGTGRTLGQWRDRFKAFKGKPVFTGRTVSVAADTKFYPDNTTANVVGVIEGTDPVLKNEYIILGAHLDHLGMLPEMYPGALDNVSGSVIMMAAAKALATSGVQMKRSVIVVLFAAEELGVLGAGHYLKSMPFPKDKITCMVNIDMLGKGNGLMVNTATEWKDLVPYFRDGSENWARRPFSTVMNDWSYATRMFTDGNAFQNEKIPTIEMRATGGPWPQAYHVPEDTIDQLDPVIMADAARALCIAVINIANK